A genome region from Hevea brasiliensis isolate MT/VB/25A 57/8 chromosome 9, ASM3005281v1, whole genome shotgun sequence includes the following:
- the LOC110639580 gene encoding protein RTE1-HOMOLOG, translating to MEENVDPEHQMIFEDPKSMQIDPKRARFPYCIVWTPLPVISWLIPFIGHIGICREDGVILDFAGPNFVCVDNFAFGAVTRYIQIDKKKECSISLHPSVFKSQDDEYDLDLTQRETWTWDDALRKSTQEFQHHSYSLFTCNCHSFVANSLNRLGFHSGGWNVVNLAALMFIKGHWVSTGSMVRSYLPFVVVCGMGLVFGGLTFLTFLAFFTFLLVGWFLLGTYCFKNLIQL from the exons ATGGAGGAAAATGTGGACCCTGAACACCAGATGATTTTTGAAGATCCAAAAAGCATGCAGATTGATCCTAAAAGAGCACGGTTTCCCTACTGCATTGTCTGGACACCCCTTCCTGTAATATCATGGCTGATTCCTTTCATTGGCCATATTGGCATATGTAGAGAGGATGGAGTAATCCTGGACTTTGCAGGGCCTAATTTTGTGTGTGTTGACAATTTTGCATTTGGTGCTGTGACTCGTTACATACAGATTGACAAAAAAAAG GAATGTTCCATTTCTCTCCATCCATCTGTATTCAAAAGTCAGGATGATGAGTACGACCTGGATCTAACTCAAAGAGAGACATGGACATGGGATGATGCATTACGGAAGAGCACACAGGAATTTCAACATCACTCATACAGTCTTTTTACTTGCAATTGCCACTCTTTTGTTGCCAACAGCCTAAACCGATTGGGTTTTCATTCTGGTGGGTGGAATGTGGTGAACCTCGCTGCTTTGATGTTCATCAAGGGTCATTGGGTCAGTACAGGATCAATGGTGCGATCTTACTTACCATTTGTTGTGGTATGTGGTATGGGACTGGTATTTGGTGGCTTGACCTTTCTAACTTTTTTGGCCTTCTTCACCTTCCTTCTAGTGGGTTGGTTTCTTCTTGGTACCTATTGTTTTAAGAATTTGATCCAATTGTAG
- the LOC110639589 gene encoding thioredoxin H-type codes for MAAEEGQVIGCHTVELWNENLQNANQSKKLVVVDFTASWCGPCRFISPFLVELAKKLPNVIFLKVDVDELKTVAQDWAVEAMPTFIFLREGTILDKVVGANKDKLHETIAKHMATASA; via the exons ATGGCAGCAGAAGAGGGGCAAGTGATTGGTTGCCACACTGTTGAGTTATGGAACGAGAATTTGCAGAACGCAAATCAATCCAAGAAGCTG GTGGTTGTTGATTTTACTGCTTCGTGGTGCGGACCCTGCCGTTTCATTAGTCCTTTCTTGGTAGAGCTGGCCAAGAAACTGCCAAATGTTATCTTCCTGAAGGTGGATGTGGATGAATTGAag ACGGTTGCGCAGGATTGGGCTGTGGAAGCAATGCCAACTTTCATATTCCTGAGAGAGGGAACTATTTTGGACAAGGTAGTGGGAGCAAATAAAGATAAACTGCATGAGACTATTGCAAAGCACATGGCTACTGCTTCTGCATGA
- the LOC110639575 gene encoding beta-galactosidase 3, whose translation MGTSSSSVSKLLSLVCLVMCLGSQLVQCSVTYDRKAIVINGQRRILFSGSIHYPRSTPDMWEDLIQKAKDGGVDVVETYVFWNVHEPTPGNYNFEGRYDLVRFIKTIQKAGLYAHLRIGPYVCAEWNFGGFPVWLKYVPGISFRTDNEPFKKAMQGFTEKIVGLMKSENLFESQGGPIILSQIENEYGSQSKLLGAAGYNYMTWAANMAVQTGTGVPWVMCKEEDAPDPVINTCNGFYCDSFSPNKPYKPTIWTEAWSGWFTEFGGPIHQRPVQDLAFAVARFIQKGGSFVNYYMYHGGTNFGRSAGGPFITTSYDYDAPIDEYGLIRQPKYGHLKELHRSVKMCERALVSTDPIVTQLGTYQQAHVYSSESGDCAAFLANYDTKSAARVLFNNMHYNLPPWSISILPDCRNEVFNTAKVGVQTSQMEMLPANADMLSWESYDEDISSLDDSSTFTALGLLEQINVTRDASDYLWYITSVDIGSSESFLHGGELPTLIVQSAGHAVHIFVNGELSGSAFGTRENRRFTYTGKVNLRAGKNKIALLSVTVGLQNVGGHFETWNTGILGPVALHGLDQGKWDLSWQKWTYQVGLKGEAMNLVSPNSVSSVGWMEASLVAQRQQPLTWHKAYFNAPDGDEPLALDMEGMGKGQIWINGQTIGRYWTAYATGNCNGCSYAGTFRPLKCQLGCGQPTQRWYHVPRSWLKPTQNLLVVFEELGGNPSRISLVKRTMTTVCAEVAEFHPTIKNWHIESYGRAEEFHSPKVHLRCSLGQSISSIKFASFGTPLGTCGSYQQGPCHAPASYDIIEKKCMGKQRCTVTISNSNFGQDPCPNVLKRLSVEAICAPNNLRG comes from the exons ATGGGAACTAGCTCTAGCTCAGTTTCCAAGTTGTTGAGTTTGGTATGCTTGGTTATGTGTTTGGGTTCTCAGCTAGTCCAGTGTAGTGTGACCTATGATAGGAAGGCAATTGTGATTAATGGCCAAAGGAGAATCCTCTTCTCTGGCTCCATTCATTATCCCAGAAGCACCCCTGAT ATGTGGGAAGATCTGATACAGAAGGCGAAAGATGGAGGAGTTGATGTGGTTGAGACCTATGTCTTCTGGAATGTGCATGAGCCTACTCCTGGAAAT TACAATTTTGAAGGGAGATATGATCTGGTGAGATTCATAAAGACAATACAGAAAGCAGGCCTCTATGCTCATCTTCGGATTGGACCTTACGTTTGTGCAGAGTGGAATTTTGG AGGGTTTCCTGTTTGGTTGAAGTATGTCCCAGGCATCAGCTTTAGAACAGACAATGAGCCTTTCAAG AAAGCAATGCAAGGGTTCACTGAGAAGATTGTGGGCTTGATGAAGAGTGAAAATTTGTTCGAGTCCCAGGGTGGCCCCATTATACTCTCTCAG ATCGAGAATGAGTATGGGTCACAAAGTAAGCTACTTGGTGCTGCTGGTTACAATTATATGACTTGGGCAGCAAATATGGCTGTTCAAACAGGAACTGGGGTCCCCTGGGTGATGTGCAAGGAAGAAGATGCCCCAGATCCGGTG ATAAACACATGCAATGGATTTTACTGCGATTCATTCTCCCCCAACAAACCATACAAGCCTACAATTTGGACTGAGGCTTGGAGTGGATG GTTCACAGAGTTTGGTGGTCCAATTCACCAGCGTCCAGTCCAAGATTTGGCTTTCGCGGTTGCACGATTCATACAGAAAGGAGGATCCTTTGTTAATTACTACATG TACCATGGGGGGACCAATTTTGGCCGCAGTGCTGGAGGTCCTTTCATTACTACCAGTTATGACTATGATGCTCCAATAGATGAATATG GTTTGATCAGGCAACCAAAGTATGGTCATTTAAAGGAGCTTCATAGGTCTGTTAAGATGTGTGAGAGAGCTTTAGTGTCAACTGATCCTATTGTGACACAATTAGGGACCTATCAACAG GCTCATGTGTACTCTTCAGAATCAGGAGATTGTGCAGCTTTTCTTGCAAACTATGATACAAAATCGGCTGCAAGGGTGTTGTTCAATAATATGCACTATAACTTGCCCCCTTGGTCCATCAGTATCCTTCCTGATTGCAGAAATGAGGTCTTTAATACTGCAAAG GTTGGAGTTCAAACATCTCAAATGGAAATGTTGCCAGCAAATGCTGATATGCTTTCATGGGAGAGTTATGATGAAGATATTTCTTCTCTGGATGACAGCTCAACATTCACTGCTCTTGGTCTCTTGGAGCAGATAAATGTCACAAGGGATGCTAGTGACTACTTGTGGTACATCACTAG TGTTGATATTGGTTCATCTGAATCCTTTCTACATGGAGGGGAACTTCCTACTCTCATTGTTCAATCAGCAGGCCACGCTGTGCATATCTTTGTTAATGGAGAGCTTTCAG GTTCTGCTTTTGGAACAAGGGAGAATAGGAGGTTTACGTACACTGGAAAGGTCAATTTGCGTGCTGGAAAAAACAAAATTGCATTGCTGAGTGTCACTGTTGGATTGCAG AATGTGGGTGGACActtcgagacatggaacacaggaATCCTAGGTCCGGTTGCATTGCATGGACTTGATCAGGGAAAATGGGATTTGTCCTGGCAAAAATGGACATATCAG GTTGGGCTGAAAGGTGAAGCCATGAACCTAGTTTCTCCAAATAGTGTTTCATCTGTTGGGTGGATGGAAGCATCGTTAGTTGCACAAAGACAGCAACCATTAACGTGGCATAAG GCCTATTTCAATGCACCTGATGGGGATGAGCCATTGGCTTTGGACATGGAGGGTATGGGAAAGGGTCAAATATGGATTAATGGGCAGACTATAGGCAGATACTGGACTGCATACGCTACTGGTAATTGCAATGGGTGCAGCTATGCAGGAACATTCCGTCCTCTTAAGTGTCAGCTTGGTTGTGGTCAACCAACCCAGCGATG GTACCATGTGCCTCGGTCGTGGTTGAAGCCAACCCAAAATCTCTTGGTAGTTTTTGAGGAACTTGGAGGGAATCCCTCTAGAATTTCTCTTGTGAAGAGAACAATGACCACTGTGTGTGCTGAGGTCGCTGAGTTTCATCCAACTATTAAGAATTGGCACATTGAGAGCTATGGAAGAGCAGAAGAGTTCCATAGCCCCAAGGTTCACCTTCGGTGTAGCCTAGGCCAATCCATTTCTTCCATTAAATTTGCAAGCTTTGGAACTCCTTTGGGAACTTGTGGGAGTTACCAGCAAGGACCTTGCCACGCTCCAGCTTCATACGATATCATTGAGAAG AAATGCATGGGGAAGCAGAGATGTACAGTCACCATATCCAACAGTAACTTTGGCCAAGATCCATGTCCAAATGTTTTGAAGCGATTGTCTGTTGAAGCTATCTGTGCTCCAAATAATTTGAGGGGTTAA